The Pelosinus sp. IPA-1 genome includes the window GATGCCTATTTTAGGTATATTGCTAAACTTTCTATCGAGTTAGGTATTGGAAAAGAGGAGCAGGGTGTTTATGAAGGTTTAGTAAGTCGAGAAAAAGAATTTGCTACCAATTTGGGTGATGGAATCGCGATCCCACATACAAAATCTGACTATATTATAAAACCTGCAATACTTATACTAAAACCACAGAAAGAAGTTTCTTGGGGAAATGATACGGAAGAAGATGTAAGAATTATTATCAGTATTTTAAGTTTTAATGAACAGGGAGGGAATACTCATCTAGAGCTTCTTGCAAGTCTTGCAAGGAAGCTAGTAGATGAAAAATTTAAAAATGCATTGGTGAACTCCGTTGATGAGGAAGGGATATTCTTTCTGATAGAACAGGCTTTACATAGCTAGTTTATAAAAACAAAGGAGAGAGGGAAATGGCAAAAAAATTAGTTGCTTTATGTGCATGCCCAATGGGGTTAGCGCACACTTTTATGGCGGCGGAGGCAATACGAAAAGCGGCTGTAGAAATGGGGTATGATGTAAAGGTCGAAACCCAGGGGGCTGATGGAATTAAAAATGAATTATCAACCATTGATATTCGTGAGGCTGAAATCATCATTCACGCTGTTGCGGTGACACCACTTGGCATGGAAAGATTCGAAGGCTGTGAAGTGTATGAAGTTGGTCTACAAGAGGTTATAAAAAACCCAATAGGCATAATCAAGGAGATTGAAGAAGACTTAATAGCGCAATAAAACCGCTTCTTAATCTTCGGGAAAGGAGTAAAAAGCAAAGAAACAAATTTAAATGGTAATCAGGTAAGAATCCACAAAAATATTTGTAGGAGGTATACCATGGCAGTTACGAAAAGAACCATTGGTTCAACAGCATCGAGTAATAGCAAAACAAATGAGAACATATCCACAAATTCTGGTTGGCTAGAATTTAGCAAACACATCATGACAGGAATTTCTTATATGATTCCGATACTCATTATGGGGGGGTTAATTGGTGCAATCTCTCAGCTGATTCCTTATGTATTTTTTAATATAGATCCCTCTGTATCTATATTAGAGGCAATCAATTCGGGTAAATATGATGGTGTTAGTTTTACAATGCTTCAGTTGGCTAGCATTATGGAAATTTTCGGATTTACACTCTTTGGTTTTGCAATTCCTATTTTTACAGCCTTCACTGCAAATTCTATAGGTGGAAAGACTGCTTTAGCAGCAGGTTTCATTGGAGGATATATTGCGACTAAACCTGTTGCTATGTTAAGTCTCATGGATGGAAAATGGGTTACAAAGGCACCAGTTGCTTCTGGATTTTTAGGAGCTATACTCATCGCATTTATTATTGGATATTTTGTAAAATGGTTAAATAAGAAAATCGATTTGCCCCATGATTGGTTAGCATTTAAAGTTACATTTCTAATTCCATTGATCTCAGCTTTTGCATGTTTAGTTCTAATGGTATTTATCATTACTCCTTTTGGTGGGTGGATAAATACGCTAATAAAAGATTTGTTACAAGCGGCGGGAAGTGCAG containing:
- a CDS encoding PTS sugar transporter subunit IIA; the encoded protein is MSEVFTKNHIKINLDLKDKDAYFRYIAKLSIELGIGKEEQGVYEGLVSREKEFATNLGDGIAIPHTKSDYIIKPAILILKPQKEVSWGNDTEEDVRIIISILSFNEQGGNTHLELLASLARKLVDEKFKNALVNSVDEEGIFFLIEQALHS
- a CDS encoding PTS fructose transporter subunit IIB — its product is MAKKLVALCACPMGLAHTFMAAEAIRKAAVEMGYDVKVETQGADGIKNELSTIDIREAEIIIHAVAVTPLGMERFEGCEVYEVGLQEVIKNPIGIIKEIEEDLIAQ
- a CDS encoding PTS fructose transporter subunit IIC is translated as MAVTKRTIGSTASSNSKTNENISTNSGWLEFSKHIMTGISYMIPILIMGGLIGAISQLIPYVFFNIDPSVSILEAINSGKYDGVSFTMLQLASIMEIFGFTLFGFAIPIFTAFTANSIGGKTALAAGFIGGYIATKPVAMLSLMDGKWVTKAPVASGFLGAILIAFIIGYFVKWLNKKIDLPHDWLAFKVTFLIPLISAFACLVLMVFIITPFGGWINTLIKDLLQAAGSAGQFAYAFVLAATTAFDLGGPVNKAAGFVALGFTTEKLLPITARCLAIVIPSFGLGLSTLIDRKLVGRSVYDKQFYQLGKTAIFLGFMGISEGSIPFALERPAFCIPLYVTGAILGALSAIAMGAIQWFPESAIWAWPLITGIFPYILGLIIGSTFIAVVNVLYRNKLIKDGKLVVNE